The following proteins are co-located in the Triticum aestivum cultivar Chinese Spring chromosome 1A, IWGSC CS RefSeq v2.1, whole genome shotgun sequence genome:
- the LOC123063999 gene encoding uncharacterized protein isoform X1, with amino-acid sequence MEDNNLWLRHLLNLVMQVALALYVFWKSIGKHSADLLLAGSFVFVTGIIKYGERTWSLKCGSLQSLESSDALRYKMELPEGIAGDVGVVRAALDSMPFVLDVMAERNLLDLGREYMNKIDDPEQMIRMVRLQLGMIYDDLYTKSLVLRTRSGVILRCISQASVIVAFVLFHASSRDNYSKADIAITYSLFVGCFFFEVSSTFVSMLSPWTWAWLKVRRCDALASLWVFFCSDIGYPRTMKQQRWPNLIGQYNLHSWLTDSGPKQSIIMVVFRKLFVDLLGVKKKKIFWMSKLLDTGYVDVGSKIVECVAEEISLLTFDSYIDKPNEWPKIGSLLKEASELFANDFGMAIIWMHAVTELLLKKCESSHSDIEFHGTSEFGLMILVCRKLSKYVMYLFIHHPSMLPLSISPAPTLAQAHEVYDDFTKDSVELEVSKETVEEVARMWTRLLVYAAGKSKAALHVALLSRGGELITFAWLIMAHCGFGDTRVRRLQLTNIDAHIVRELDFTPRHLFNLPMEDQISDSANRRSKLDDENANGMTTKSDRFVVGSRSFP; translated from the exons ATGGAGGACAACAACTTGTGGTTGAGGCATCTGTTGAATCTGGTGATGCAAGTTGCCCTAGCTTTATATGTTTTTTGGAAGTCCATTGGTAAACACAGTGCAGACCTTCTGCTTGCGGGTAGCTTTGTGTTTGTTACTGGAATTATCAAGTACGGAGAAAGAACATGGTCTCTCAAGTGTGGCAGCCTTCAAAGTCTCGAGAGCTCAGATGCACTGCGTTACAAAATGGAACTGCCTGAAGGAATCGCTGGTGATGTTGGCGTTGTTCGTGCTGCTCTGGATTCCATGCCATTTGTCCTTGATGTCATGGCCGAACGCAACTTGCTTGATCTCGGCCGAGAATATATGAACAAAATAGATGACCCTGAGCAAATGATACGGATGGTGAGGCTTCAGCTTGGCATGATATACGACGATCTCTACACTAAGTCTCTTGTGCTCAGAACACGGAGTGGAGTTATACTTAGATGCATCTCTCAGGCCTCGGTAATAGTTGCCTTTGTGCTCTTCCATGCAAGTAGCAGAGACAATTATAGCAAAGCTGACATTGCCATCACCTATTCGCTATTTGTGGGTTGTTTTTTCTTTGAAGTCAGTTCAACGTTTGTTTCCATGTTGTCACCTTGGACATGGGCATGGTTGAAGGTTAGAAGGTGTGATGCACTCGCCAGTTTGTGGGTTTTCTTTTGCTCTGACATCGGATATCCAAGGACGATGAAGCAGCAGCGGTGGCCAAATTTGATTGGACAGTACAACTTACATAGCTGGTTGACTGACAGCGGCCCGAAGCAAAGCATAATAATGGTTGTGTTCAGAAAGTTGTTTGTGGATTTGTTGGGTGTCAAAAAGAAGAAAATATTTTGGATGAGCAAGCTATTAGACACCGGTTACGTGGATGTGGGTAGCAAGATTGTGGAGTGTGTTGCAGAAGAGATTAGTCTCTTGACATTTGATTCCTATATTGATAAACCCAATGAATGGCCAAAAATTGGTTCCTTGTTGAAAGAGGCATCAGAACTTTTTGCTAATGATTTTGGTATGGCAATTATCTGGATGCATGCAGTTACTGAGTTGCTTTTGAAAAAATGTGAATCTTCCCATTCAGATATAGAGTTTCATGGTACAAGTGAATTTGGTTTGATGATTTTGGTATGTCGGAAGCTATCCAAGTACGTAATGTACCTTTTCATTCACCACCCTTCCATGCTGCCGCTCTCTATCAGCCCAGCACCTACCCTGGCTCAGGCTCACGAAGTATATGATGATTTCACCAAGGATAGTGTTGAGTTGGAGGTAAGCAAGGAAACAGTGGAGGAGGTAGCACGCATGTGGACGCGGCTACTTGTTTACGCTGCTGGCAAGTCCAAGGCGGCGCTGCATGTTGCGCTGCTGAGCAGAGGAGGAGAGCTCATCACATTCGCATGGCTAATCATGGCCCACTGCGGGTTTGGGGATACTCGCGTTAGAAGACTTCAACTTACCAATATTGATGCCCACATAGTGAGAGAATTAGATTTTACACCGCGACACCTCTTCAATCTTCCCATGGAAGATCAGATATCGGACTCTGCTAATCG CAGGTCAAAATTGGATGATGAGAACGCGAATGGGATGACGACTAAGTCAGATCGCTTCGTGGTTGGTAGCCGTAGCTTTCCATGA
- the LOC123063999 gene encoding uncharacterized protein isoform X2, with protein MEDNNLWLRHLLNLVMQVALALYVFWKSIGKHSADLLLAGSFVFVTGIIKYGERTWSLKCGSLQSLESSDALRYKMELPEGIAGDVGVVRAALDSMPFVLDVMAERNLLDLGREYMNKIDDPEQMIRMVRLQLGMIYDDLYTKSLVLRTRSGVILRCISQASVIVAFVLFHASSRDNYSKADIAITYSLFVGCFFFEVSSTFVSMLSPWTWAWLKVRRCDALASLWVFFCSDIGYPRTMKQQRWPNLIGQYNLHSWLTDSGPKQSIIMVVFRKLFVDLLGVKKKKIFWMSKLLDTGYVDVGSKIVECVAEEISLLTFDSYIDKPNEWPKIGSLLKEASELFANDFGMAIIWMHAVTELLLKKCESSHSDIEFHGTSEFGLMILVCRKLSKYVMYLFIHHPSMLPLSISPAPTLAQAHEVYDDFTKDSVELEVSKETVEEVARMWTRLLVYAAGKSKAALHVALLSRGGELITFAWLIMAHCGFGDTRVRRLQLTNIDAHIVRELDFTPRHLFNLPMEDQISDSANRSKLDDENANGMTTKSDRFVVGSRSFP; from the exons ATGGAGGACAACAACTTGTGGTTGAGGCATCTGTTGAATCTGGTGATGCAAGTTGCCCTAGCTTTATATGTTTTTTGGAAGTCCATTGGTAAACACAGTGCAGACCTTCTGCTTGCGGGTAGCTTTGTGTTTGTTACTGGAATTATCAAGTACGGAGAAAGAACATGGTCTCTCAAGTGTGGCAGCCTTCAAAGTCTCGAGAGCTCAGATGCACTGCGTTACAAAATGGAACTGCCTGAAGGAATCGCTGGTGATGTTGGCGTTGTTCGTGCTGCTCTGGATTCCATGCCATTTGTCCTTGATGTCATGGCCGAACGCAACTTGCTTGATCTCGGCCGAGAATATATGAACAAAATAGATGACCCTGAGCAAATGATACGGATGGTGAGGCTTCAGCTTGGCATGATATACGACGATCTCTACACTAAGTCTCTTGTGCTCAGAACACGGAGTGGAGTTATACTTAGATGCATCTCTCAGGCCTCGGTAATAGTTGCCTTTGTGCTCTTCCATGCAAGTAGCAGAGACAATTATAGCAAAGCTGACATTGCCATCACCTATTCGCTATTTGTGGGTTGTTTTTTCTTTGAAGTCAGTTCAACGTTTGTTTCCATGTTGTCACCTTGGACATGGGCATGGTTGAAGGTTAGAAGGTGTGATGCACTCGCCAGTTTGTGGGTTTTCTTTTGCTCTGACATCGGATATCCAAGGACGATGAAGCAGCAGCGGTGGCCAAATTTGATTGGACAGTACAACTTACATAGCTGGTTGACTGACAGCGGCCCGAAGCAAAGCATAATAATGGTTGTGTTCAGAAAGTTGTTTGTGGATTTGTTGGGTGTCAAAAAGAAGAAAATATTTTGGATGAGCAAGCTATTAGACACCGGTTACGTGGATGTGGGTAGCAAGATTGTGGAGTGTGTTGCAGAAGAGATTAGTCTCTTGACATTTGATTCCTATATTGATAAACCCAATGAATGGCCAAAAATTGGTTCCTTGTTGAAAGAGGCATCAGAACTTTTTGCTAATGATTTTGGTATGGCAATTATCTGGATGCATGCAGTTACTGAGTTGCTTTTGAAAAAATGTGAATCTTCCCATTCAGATATAGAGTTTCATGGTACAAGTGAATTTGGTTTGATGATTTTGGTATGTCGGAAGCTATCCAAGTACGTAATGTACCTTTTCATTCACCACCCTTCCATGCTGCCGCTCTCTATCAGCCCAGCACCTACCCTGGCTCAGGCTCACGAAGTATATGATGATTTCACCAAGGATAGTGTTGAGTTGGAGGTAAGCAAGGAAACAGTGGAGGAGGTAGCACGCATGTGGACGCGGCTACTTGTTTACGCTGCTGGCAAGTCCAAGGCGGCGCTGCATGTTGCGCTGCTGAGCAGAGGAGGAGAGCTCATCACATTCGCATGGCTAATCATGGCCCACTGCGGGTTTGGGGATACTCGCGTTAGAAGACTTCAACTTACCAATATTGATGCCCACATAGTGAGAGAATTAGATTTTACACCGCGACACCTCTTCAATCTTCCCATGGAAGATCAGATATCGGACTCTGCTAATCG GTCAAAATTGGATGATGAGAACGCGAATGGGATGACGACTAAGTCAGATCGCTTCGTGGTTGGTAGCCGTAGCTTTCCATGA